The following coding sequences lie in one Oncorhynchus kisutch isolate 150728-3 linkage group LG17, Okis_V2, whole genome shotgun sequence genomic window:
- the LOC109908549 gene encoding NADH dehydrogenase [ubiquinone] 1 beta subcomplex subunit 11, mitochondrial: MLARLSRFGPALPRFRPNLVCGTRFVSQSQPSGAAGSATVSDLQPSHAKESHGHAEVSAFEKNRDYHGFSQDPVVDEWNMRMAFFFGISMAIVVGGTFIHYLPDHGMRQWARREAERLITQREAAGLPLMEENYYDPSKIVLPGAGEE, from the exons GTCACGGTTTGGGCCTGCCTTGCCCCGTTTTCGCCCTAATCTTGTGTGCGGGACTCGGTTCGTATCTCAATCGCAACCCTCGGGTGCTGCTGGTTCGGCCACAGTGTCGGATTTGCAGCCTTCACATGCCAAGGAAAGTCATGGACACGCAGAGGTCAGCGCGTTCGAAAAG AATCGAGATTATCATGGGTTCTCTCAGGATCCTGTCGTTGACGAGTGGAACATGAGGATGGCCTTCTTCTTTGGCATCTCTATGGCTATTGTGGTTGGGGGTACCTTCATCCACTATTTGCCAGACCATGG TATGAGGCAGTGGGCCAGGAGGGAAGCAGAAAGGTTGATTACACAGAGGGAGGCTGCAGGCCTTCCTCTTATGGAGGAGAACTACTATGACCCAAGCAAGATTGTGCTACCAGGAGCCGGAGAAGAGTAG
- the LOC109908045 gene encoding rho-related GTP-binding protein RhoA-C-like isoform X1 yields the protein MLAEMAAIRKKLVIVGDGACGKTCLLIVFSKDQFPEVYVPTVFENYVADIEVDSKQVELALWDTAGQEDYDRLRPLSYPDTDVILMCFSIDSPDSLENIPEKWTPEVKHFCPNVPIILVGNKKDLRNDEHTRRELAKMKQEPVKPEEARDMANRINAFGYLECSAKTKDGVREVFEMATRAALQAKKRGKKNACLLL from the exons ATGTTGGCTGAG ATGGCTGCGATCCGTAAGAAACTGGTGATTGTTGGTGATGGTGCTTGTGGAAAGACCTGTCTGCTcatagtcttcagtaaagaccaGTTCCCTGAGGTCTACGTACCTACAGTGTTTGAGAACTATGTGGCAGATATTGAGGTGGACAGTAAGCAG GTGGAACTGGCCCTCTGGGACACAGCTGGACAGGAGGACTACGACAGACTACGGCCTCTCTCTTACCCTGACACTGACGTCATCCTCATGTGCTTTTCCATAGATAGCCCCGACAGCTTGG AGAATATCCCAGAGAAGTGGACCCCTGAAGTAAAACACTTCTGTCCAAATGTACCCATTATTCTTGTGGGTAATAAGAAGGACCTGCGGAATGACGAGCACACGCGTCGGGAGCTAGCAAAAATGAAGCAG GAACCAGTGAAGCCAGAAGAGGCCCGGGACATGGCTAACCGCATCAATGCGTTTGGCTACTTGGAGTGCTCAGCCAAGACGAAAGACGGCGTGAGGGAGGTGTTTGAGATGGCCACCAGGGCCGCGCTGCAGGCCAAGAAACGTGGAAAGAAGAATGCCTGCCTCCTGCTATAG
- the LOC109908045 gene encoding rho-related GTP-binding protein RhoA-C-like isoform X2: MAAIRKKLVIVGDGACGKTCLLIVFSKDQFPEVYVPTVFENYVADIEVDSKQVELALWDTAGQEDYDRLRPLSYPDTDVILMCFSIDSPDSLENIPEKWTPEVKHFCPNVPIILVGNKKDLRNDEHTRRELAKMKQEPVKPEEARDMANRINAFGYLECSAKTKDGVREVFEMATRAALQAKKRGKKNACLLL, encoded by the exons ATGGCTGCGATCCGTAAGAAACTGGTGATTGTTGGTGATGGTGCTTGTGGAAAGACCTGTCTGCTcatagtcttcagtaaagaccaGTTCCCTGAGGTCTACGTACCTACAGTGTTTGAGAACTATGTGGCAGATATTGAGGTGGACAGTAAGCAG GTGGAACTGGCCCTCTGGGACACAGCTGGACAGGAGGACTACGACAGACTACGGCCTCTCTCTTACCCTGACACTGACGTCATCCTCATGTGCTTTTCCATAGATAGCCCCGACAGCTTGG AGAATATCCCAGAGAAGTGGACCCCTGAAGTAAAACACTTCTGTCCAAATGTACCCATTATTCTTGTGGGTAATAAGAAGGACCTGCGGAATGACGAGCACACGCGTCGGGAGCTAGCAAAAATGAAGCAG GAACCAGTGAAGCCAGAAGAGGCCCGGGACATGGCTAACCGCATCAATGCGTTTGGCTACTTGGAGTGCTCAGCCAAGACGAAAGACGGCGTGAGGGAGGTGTTTGAGATGGCCACCAGGGCCGCGCTGCAGGCCAAGAAACGTGGAAAGAAGAATGCCTGCCTCCTGCTATAG
- the tpk2 gene encoding thiamine pyrophosphokinase 2, with product MTTWSEKMLQVLRRMNNFYSPGSSRTTCLRFEVGGEQVGWVPSKVASILSTFPEVFNPPQGGAITLCQNLDSYGRRSDAVDSVLQSLRREGLLTVLKGWRNEKYEVMPRFCDTPLMCMERSATSLFGVKRYGVHINGYCQGENGELRMWVGRRSMTKQTYPGKLDNLAAGGLAAGIGVKNTLIKECEEEACIPEDIAETARPVSTVSYTYEDEEGVFPESQFVFDLELPPEFKPKIGDGEVQEFYLYSMDKVKELLISDDFKPNCAMVVLDFLIRHSYIQPDTEPYYQEFVAGLHHTL from the exons ATGACTACCTGGTCGGAAAAAATGCTCCAGGTGCTTCGCCGAATGAATAACTTTTATTCGCCAG GCTCCAGTCGCACCACATGCCTTCGGTTTGAGGTGGGAGGAGAGCAAGTTGGATGGGTGCCTTCCAAAGTGGCGTCCATTTTGAGTACATTTCCAGAGGTCTTCAATCCACCACAAGGTGGCGCTATTACTCTGTGCCAAAATCTTGACTCCTATGGGAGGAGGTCAGATGCTGTAGATTCTGTTCTTCAGTCACTTAGGAGGGAAGGCTTGTTGACTGTCTTGAAAGGATGGCGAAATGAG AAGTATGAAGTAATGCCCAGATTCTGCGACACTCCACTAATGTGTATGGAGAGATCTGCCACAA GCCTTTTTGGAGTGAAACGGTATGGAGTCCATATTAATGGGTACTGCCAGGGTGAAAATGGGGAACTCAGGATGTGGGTGGGACGACGATCCATGACCAAGCAGACCTACCCTGGAAAACTGGACAACCTG GCAGCTGGGGGACTAGCAGCAGGTATCGGTGTGAAAAACACCCTGATCAAGGAATGTGAGGAGGAGGCCTGCATCCCAGAAGACATAGCAGAGACTGCCCGCCCCGTGAGCACAGTGAG CTATACTTATGAGGATGAGGAAGGGGTGTTTCCTGAAAGCCAGTTTGTGTTCGACTTGGAGCTACCTCCTGAGTTCAAGCCTAAGATAGGGGATGGGGAGGTGCAAGAGTTCTACCTCTACTCCATGGACAAG GTGAAAGAACTGCTGATCAGTGACGACTTCAAGCCCAACTGTGCCATGGTGGTCCTAGACTTCCTCATCAGACATTCCTACATACAGCCTGATACAG AGCCCTATTACCAGGAGTTTGTTGCTGGACTCCACCACACATTGTAA